Genomic segment of Malus domestica chromosome 15, GDT2T_hap1:
cttatatattcttaaaaggaaggaagaaagaaatgaTGGAGAAGAACGAGCGTTTCAACTTGAAATTCCCACATCCAATAGCAGTTTTTTGTTAAGCATAAGTACAATAGCAAGATTAGAGTCAATCCATAGTAGCAAACTTTAGATATTAATTGCTATCCCAACCTCCATCAAATATCCAACACTAATTAACGAATCACTGATGGCTTTTAAGAATATTGGTTTCTACTTTTGGCAGCATTCTTGAGTACTCCTGTTTTGACAGATGAGGCTGGATTGATGGCCTTTCTAATTTTGAAGATGTTCCAAGCAGTGTTAGCAATATGCCCTGTCGTTGCAAACACATCCTCGGTTGTCTCCCCTGCACTCTCCCCAAACCTGCAGTTTCTCAACATTAATAGCAATTCAACTAACATGCAAGAATCaactgtgtatatatatatagtaacgGGAAACATGTACAAGTAGAACTGgttattatcttttaataaaaaatagaatCAGAAATACACTATTCAGACTGTAAGTCGTATATAAGCCCAATTTAGTGCTTTGTCATGTAGGATAGTGTCTCTCCAGTTCTATTTTTGATTAAAAGTTTGTAACGGGTACATGTTCTAATAATCGAAACTCTTCAAATGTAAAGTCTAACATTTTGCGTTCATGTTTGTATAATTGGCCATTATTACCTGTTGCTGACCATTCTAGTTGCAGCACCTGAGGTGGCAGAAAGAGCTTGTTTCTCAGCAACTTCAGCTGCATCCAAAATCTTATCTGCAGTTTGCAGGATGAACCATATTTCAATATGTAGATTCTTATATAGCCTTGGCAATGTGAAGAGAATTTTCAACTATGCATTCAAATGACGGCTAGATTTATATGTTTTAGATGAAAGAAATCATCATATATGACGGTCTACTAAATCCTAAAACGCAATGTATTGCAGAATTTCGACGTGAAGAATGTATGAATTTGAACTTACTGATGCCATCAAGTGAAGCCAAGAGGACCTCTCCCGGAACCATGGCAAAGAATGCCTTCCCTGCTTGGGAATTAACCACCGGACCCATCACCGATCCGGTCACAATACCAACCCCATCAAGCATAGATTTGCTCAGCTCTGATGTCATCTTTGACAAATTTTTCACACTGAATCATGGCAACACAAAAGATCCATTCACTTGAGAACTTTTCAATACACGCTCACAAAATAATGCAAGGAAAATGTGTTTAACCGTTTTAAGTTCACGTTGATTCCACTCTTCTTTTTCGCAGCAGAACTTTCGCTGCTATTACTTCCTTGTTCTTTGACATAACTTTTCCCCTCCACGGGACGAGCCAATGTCGTTTCCCCTCCTTTTTGGACCTGTTTTCTTCTCCCATCATACAAATTATTGTTAGATCTTCAAAAGAAATCAACCCAGATGATGTTTCTTATACATTTTACCATGTATTTAACAAATTGCGGAAATATTGAGATGAAACTGATcatttgagaaaagaaaaaaaaaagatttcatTGATTCATTTTGTTAGATAATCATTAGACCCCAAAGCTAGATTAAGTTGTCACAGAATAAGCTAACATGTATCAAGCATACACCGTCCCAGACATACATGCAAACCATATAAGTGTTGCAACAATGTATGTCAAACTTAAACACTCCCTCAATCATGATTAAGAAACAAGTGAATGAACGGGCTGAAAGAATGGGGAGGGTTCAAGGCATATTTTTACAGTTTCGCACGTTGTGCAGTTCCTCAATTTGTAAAATCTATGATCATTGAAACTTTGTAAAATTGGGATTATAACTTGGGTTACACGTCGTACTGTTTTCAAGGTAAAAAGAATTATTGGCTTGGCCAAATTGACTAGAGTGGCGTGCTTTCCATACAAAGCAAAGTTTGAATTCTTGGCTCCTAAAttttggatgagggaaataaacttgaaatttagaaaaaaagttataatttataaattgacatgcataaATTTCTTTTTGGATTCATAAAGgtagaaatttaaaaattttgcctaaaaaaaaaaacttgaaatttttagGACATCCAATTCCTATGTTTAGATTATTGTTAATAGtgtcatttcaaaattttcagagagtttaaaaataaaaataaaaatacaacaaAACTCAAATATGAGTGGCCACCTCCACCACCCACCATCATCCTCACCATAGCGGTTGCCGCCGCACGCCACCACATACCGTTATCACCCCCGCCGTTGACACCCACCTTCATCACTATTGCCATTATCACCGTCGTTGCCACCACCATTACTAGCACATTTCCTAACCATTATCACTCATTTACATACTAATGACTCTATACAcacattaaattttatatttaaatttcatttttttaagttaatcaaaaaagaaaattcacgaattctaaaaataaaatttcatcattttaaaatttcttagcAGCTTTAAATTTTCTCATTCAAACAATATTGtgtaaaatactaaaattatttcacttgttcaaaaaaaaaaaaaaaaaaaacctgattgGTGTAAGCATTGCTACACATAAAGATTCCCCTCACAATCTGACCAGTCCCTCCTGCAATTGCTTTGGCCAACACAGTATTATAATCTTCAATCCTTGGAGCATACTCCTTCCAATCAACCCCCTTATTATTATTCTTGGTCGATGTGGTACTAAAGCAAGAGTGTTCTTTCAAATACGAATCCAGAAACCCCAAGTTACTTTCGTATTGGTCGGGAAATGTCACGCCGTAGCTCAGAGGATCGCCGTCTTTCATGGGGAGGGAGAAGAGATAGTGCAAAGCGTCGAGCTTCACAACCGGCTCGTCATTTGTCAACGGCCACTGAATTTCTTCGCCGACTTTGATTATGGTGGCGAGCGAGACGTTGTTTTCCAAGATGTTTTCGAGGACGAAGTCGCCGTTTGCGAGCTCTAGGGTTTCTCCTTCGTCCATGAGGTGGACTTTGCATCCTGGGATTCGGAAGAGGACTTGCTGCTGGAGGTTTTTGGGTTGTTGGTATTGCTGAATAGGGTTCTGTGTTTGGTACTGCGGCGGAGGTGAGGTGGGAGGGGAGGTTTTGGGCTTAGGACTGCGTGACCGACTGAAGCAACCCATTTCTATGCCGGGAAGGAAATTGTCTGTATTTGTTTCACCGAGGGCTTGGAAAGAAGATGATCGGGAAAAGGTAATGGGTTAAGAGGAAAAGTTGTAGGCGGATTTGATGCCTTGTCGTCCTCCAAATTCTCCACTGAAAGCCACACGCATTAATTACATTAACCCCAAAGAATCAGAATAATTACATTAACCCCAAAGAATCAGAATAAAGTTGTGTGCGGCTTTCAGTGGAGAATTTGGAGGATGACAACTGTCTGCATGATGCTGGATAATCAGTATAAAAGTACAGACACATTGCACTTTCCAAAGAAAGTCTGAAGTGTGAACCCAAGTGAGAAATGCTGTGGAGATTTTCAGCAAAAGAAGACTTATTATTCGCTTTCTAATGTCTTATAATTTAACGTCAATTTTCTtattaacattataaaacattagtTAAAAATTTGAACTAGCAAATAGTTCATAAAAAGTCTCATTTTTTGAGGGTTTTCTTAGCATTTGTTTTATCTCATATAATCGATATTGGAATGCTGGCAACCTTCTCAATATCTTTTCATTTTAACtttgcactttttttttataccacGCATACTCCACTAgcactaaaaactaaaattttaattatattaacatCTCACTATTTTTTTGTTAGTATGATTACAATTTGAGTTTGTCAACCaaacagtaattaaattttttgttttgcatgCTAATAGAATGCATGTGACATGAGTAGAAGTGAGAATGATGAAATGAGAAGGTAAGTGAGAACGTTATTAGCATTTCTCTTATCGGCATACTTAGTAACTGAGTTTATTGTAATGATGGTGTCACTTTGGACAAAATATTGTCATGTGCTAGTTTTCATCACATGACAttatattaatatattaaaatatcaaattcacttgaTTTTGTAGTCTCATCTTCTGCCAAGTAGTTTATTGTATTAGTTGATATGCAAATTCTCGTGTATAAACCCTAATAGTGCGTATTAAGGGTAGGTGCGGATGTGAGTGACTAGCCAACTGACTCTTCCACCATTCAGTTCATTTGACACTAAAATGCTCTCTTATGGATCATAATGGTGCATATAATAGGCTATATCTTAGTTGATGTGTTTAATATGATTAGATTTTCATTTATCAGACTTACGTTGTGAGATATCAATGATTGAAATTCATATTATGACAACATAACATaacttatatatgtaaaacttgCAGTTGCTAGTAACTTTCGTTCTCTACCCAAATGGAATGATCAAATATCCTCGTTCAAAACTTCCATCTCATGTACAGAAAACTTATCTCTTGCCTGGGCCCATTTAGGCCCATTAGGCCCAAATCTTTACTGCCTACACCCTAAACCAACACAGACTGCATTGAAAATTTGAGAGACTttaatggatttttatggagtttaattgatttgtaaatattccatataaaattttgatttaattctCTTGAAATCTCATAGGAAGATGTAAGATTTgtagatgcttaaaatacactacaaaatctttctaattctctctaattcctcaactttttcaaatcctttaaaatcaatttctaattgaatacacatgcaatgttataaacttctttaaaatcctaattaaatacacccggatttctaaggattttaataaattatcttaaaattctaattgaatacaccttaactttcagataatcacttaaaatcctaattgaatacctctaaattcattaaaataattaaaatcaaaattcCTTCCAATTGAATGCAGTTATAGACAGTTCTCCTCCTTAACTTCTCCAATGCCGAAATCCGCCATCCATGTCTCAGTCGCCATCGCCGGAAAATCCACTCCAATCtgcaggtctctctctctctctctctctctctctctctctctctctctctctctctctctctctctctgtctgcaTCAAAATCTAGGATCTCCAAAAGCCTGGGAAATTCCAAATACATTCTGTTAACTCATACTTACCCAGTCTGTCTTTCGAGTCACTTGAACTCACTTAGAAACCTAGCAAACTGCTTGATTGCAAAAAAATGTCAAATCAAACAATGCCTGTCGTATCCGACCGTCTGTGTTTGTCTAACTTAATTGAACAAAAACTTGAGATTATGTGACATTTACCACATTTTCTTATCTGTTTTCATTGCTTGGTTTTAGGATTTCGACTCGGCGGTGTAAAGAGCTCAACTTTGAGATATGATGATCGCCGCAGCGGTGCTGGTGGCGGTTATCCTTCTggtagctttctttgtgatccCACGAGGCCCAAAATATggtactttcttcttcttccttaaaTCTTTCCTGGTTATTAAAATTGGCACATTCTTTGCATTTGCAAGGTTGTAGCAATGATGCTCCTGACATTTGCTTGTTATCTATACTTTTCGTGTTCTAGGCCGCAGCATACTACCCGAGTCTCTGACATGATCGACGACTTCGTATCGGGGATCTGGTGCTGTGACCAACTTCGAGTCATTACTTTGAGATTCCATTCTTCTCTTTGCATTTTCTTTTCATGCAACACTGTATCTGTAAGAAAGCCCTTCAAAACTCGTATTTCATAGGAAAAAAACACTTATATTTTGCACTCCGATTCAAACTCGCAAAGTTTTTCACTAAAGATGCAAATGAAGGGGAGGAGCCGACGGTGCAACACTGGAGATGGAATCAAATCTCTACTTGCTATcctttaaatctcaaatgtatAAGAATTTAAATTacataactaaaaacaaaaaggtGCAGATTACAAATCAACCGAGGCAGGTAGGGTTTGAGGCTGAAGAATCAAATGGATTGAACGGGTATCGAAAAAATGAGacaaaaatttctaaaaacacTTCAATAAATCAATAATTGAATGGCCAACTAATCTAACCCCAACATATTTTTTACTTCTAACAATCTCGTCGCCCATCCGATCTTGAAACGCTGGGCAAACCAATCAAAAGGTGTTTTCTCCAATCGCATTCACTAGATATCGTATTTCTTCGGCTGGCGCCATTGTGCCAAACTTCTGGCCAAAGAGCTCAGGAATGACAATTTCGGAGGAGCTCCTTTCTTCCCTAAATGCTTTCCTCCCAAATCCGTATATACTGGACCCATATCCTTGCTTCGTTCGATCTTCAgtgaaaatatacaaaatatttCAGAAAATATAGCTCAGAAGTTGTAATGTTCTTAAAGCTATAAGCAGAAAGGCCTTAGACAGCATACCTTGAATATCTTCCCATCCTTTAAGTGATATCGAATACCAGACCAATTTATCGACTGAGAGAAATGAGAACGGAAGGCAGAGATGGGGTACAAAAAATTATCTACAATGAGTGCAATAAATACCTgccaaataaaaaaacagtaCATGAACATTAGAGAATACTCAGTAGCCATCATCAAGGCGCCCCAGAGCTCCAACTAGATATGGAGTTTGGATTTTCATACATAAAAAGATAGAGCTCATGAAACTCTGATTTTTCTATGGTACTTTGATATAAACCTTCGATCAGGATATTTTGGTACGTATAATATACAGCATTCAAGATACAGGCAATGAGTTTCAAAATTCTTCTGAGGGTATAGAGATGGACACTTACAAGGCTCCAGTTGTAAGTAGCAAGTGAGAGTTTAGTCGCCTCCGGTGATAACATGTTGCATAGATGAACTTCTATCCTGGTCAAGTTCCACATCGAAAGAAGTTCGATAATTGTGCATGTCGCTAGGCAGCCTACCAGTTTCAATCCTGAGAAAGGGTGGATGAACGTTTAAGAGCATAAAAATAAGCATCAAATTAATGGCGAAAAGAGAAAACTAGAGTGCTCACCACGAAAAGTGAAGGTTGTTTCCTCGATTGAATACCCCTTAATATACATTCGTAGGGCTGCGGTGATATGAATAATGGCCATTAAGAATGGTGCTACAAATCCCCATGAGAGATAGCAGTGGACGGTAAACAATGCACGGTTCATAATCCAGTTAACTGTTGTTGTATATGATTCCAACACAAATGTCTGCTTCCTCAAGTAATTCCAATACCTACAGGACAAGTCAAAAGATGTAAGCATGAAGTATGActgcattttttttgttttttgagaaaacaagtGTACATTACAAACCTTGGAAAAGTAAGATCACTTGCAAGCGGATGGGGGAAAACGGCAACTGGAGGTGATGTGATGAGCCTTTTATGAGCACCTGGAAAAGGTCAATAACATCAGCAACAATACATAGCCACTTTAAACCACACTGAACCAAATCATGCAAAAATCCTTGATGTAATGTCTCCCTTCCCTTGTAAACATATCCCCCCAAAGACGATTAAAAaacacgaaaaaaaaaaaacaatgggagAGCACTAATTTAACACTCGAACAGCCAAAAGAAATGGTATGCACAAGACATGGTATAAGTTGGCAGGATAGTTATATCAGATTGACAAGATGAATGCATCTAAGCCTTCAGGTAGTACAGAAAACTTCAATGGGTATATTACCGGCTATAGCTGCAAGAGTCATATCATCAGAGTAACCACCATTTTTAAGTCCTGTGACCACTCCATAGCGGTTGAGTCTAAAATCATCTGCATGCATCTGCATAGAATTTAAAACAGTTAAAACAGCAAGAAATTTAAAACAACTAAAGCAGCATGACGATTTAGTGCACGCAGGACTTATAGAAGGTTACTACCATCATGCATCCTCCCCACAGAAAGAATGTCCTTCCACCAGTAGCAAAGCCCATTGAGCAAGGCTGTACAAAACAAATTGCATATGACTAGGAGTCAGACTTCAATTAACATATAGGAGGAAGCTTaagataaaatacaagaaataaccACTAATATTATATACACGTGCATTTTGAAGAACAAGTGGGTACCATATGGTATTCATAAATGCAGTAACTCCCTAAGCTTCCCGAAGGCAAATCAAGGGGGTATCCGGTTTGGATAAATATCTGCACATTATTTAAAACAGAATTAACACCATAACAGAACCCACAGCTAACATACCACATATAAAATAGGATCAACGTACAAAAATCTTACATCAGGATTTTTCTCCATCTCCGTGGTTAGGGCTCCAATCGATCCAGGGTGAAGCCTAACATCGTCATCCAAAAACAATACATACTTGCTGGCCTTGTGCATTTTCTCCACTCCAATCTGCAAAAAGACATTTCGATCTAGTAATTGATATAATTAGTCACTACAGAATGTCATGCTTTAAAGTTCAAACCATGTATGCAAAAAGATTTAAACAGAGTAGGCCACAAGGCTAAAGCTCATATTTCCATATATAATTCTAAGTGCAGCTTTCCTTTGCCTTTTATTCTACATGAATCCTCAAAAGAAACCTTACACAACAACGAGTCTGATGCCTTAGATAGTGTAGACATATACCCTACACTACTAAGACTTGGTAATAAGTTTATATTCCTGTATTCCATAAAGAAAAGAACCTTGTCATAAAGAACAATTATAGGTACATAATGATTTGATAAGATAACACATAAACCGTGCAAGACCTTGCTATTGCACCAGCACAGTAGCAAACCGTAAATTATTTTAATCAGGTACATACCAATTGGTTGTGAATTTTCTGACTACAGGTTGTTGAAATACCAGCCACAACAATCTTAGCATCAACCTCATCCTGCAAGGAAATGAAGTTAAACTTAAAACATATCATTCTGGGCACACATGCAACCATAAAAATGTTACCATTAAACTTATGCTTCCAATCATATATTATATAACTTGTCCTGGATGTTCTTATATTAAAGAAACCATGATTATTGTTGCATATACCTTAAGCTCTGATAGTAGCATAGATACAGCACGATAAGCAGGGTCTTCTGTGCTTTCCACGATAAACATAAATTCTAAGTGACCACCATAGAGAGAAGTGACCTGCGTTCGTTAATGAAACAAAACAGCTCAGACCATATGGAAAAAAAACCTTGGATACAGATTCAACCTATTAAATCAGTTAGCACATGGATTTTGAACACTTCACCAGATAATCTAATCATTTAAAAGGTGTTGATGGTTTCAACAACTCCCTTTTTCCCCAAACAAGAGaatataaacacacaagagcGGACCCTCTAAACCAAAGAAGACTCTTAGCATCCCCATCGAaagatttataattttatatgtaaatttatgttgtttttattGACAGGCCCAAAGCAAAGTGTCCCTCTAACCTGGGTTCTCCAGTTGTGTAAGTTGTGTTCTCCAAATCCCTTCAAAGGCATAACAACTGTTACTCTTGGCAGTTTGAGCTGATTTGAGTGCTCAAGTTCAGTGATATCATGGCAAAGGAAAGCAAAGCTATTGCCTCGTTGCATACTATCCTTCATCCGATTAATCTCTCTATTCCTGAGGGGGGGAAACAGAACGGGAAGAAAAACATTGAAtatcaagcaaagaaaggaAATTTAACATTGAACAAGCACGGAGGCCATGCTAGTAGTTGATATTACATTGAAGTCGGAATATAAACTCAAGTACCTGACATAAGCCGCACAAGCCCATCCGAAAGCAAGAAGCAAACAGATTAGACATCCCTACAGCGCAAATACGGAAATTTAGACATGCCCACCAAAAGACAATATAGTTTAACTACGTTAATCTAATATCACAGAGATATTGAGCTTCCAAATCTCAGACCCAATAGTGTAATTTGAACTTCTTATGAAGAAAAACTTAATCATTCAACTCGAAAATAACACAAAGAATCGCCTAAGAAAATGCGAACTCGAGGAGAAATGTAAGCCGATTTTTGAAGTGACAATAACAGCTCCCAATCCCAAAGCAGTCTAAAATTTTCAGTTCAAACCTCATTTTCTGGATTTTTGACTTCTCTCACCCAGAAATCATATATTTGACCTCCATTGTACAACTATAACGAAAATGACTTTTAAGCCAGAAAGCATGaagctttaattttaatttttttaataatcgaAAATAAAAACTGCCGCCATAAATCAAAATTGAAGAATTCAAACTTCGAATCGAAGAATTTCGCAATCCCAGAAGCCGAATTCAAATGCCGGCAAGCAATTCATCCCAAACCCGAccccaaataaaaaattaaaacccaatgaaaagaaaattttcaagtgaatttctcggcaaccaaacggACCCGGATCTGAACGAAACATAAAATGGcgaaaaaaaatctaaattttaaggaaaaaaacaaaCCTGGATCTGAACGAAAACTGCTAGCGGGCTGCAGAACGCTCTGCTGAGAGAAAAGAGGAGCGAATCGAGAGGATCCAATGCAGACATTTTTATTATTACGCTCGTGTAAttgtaatatatattataatatacaATTCACGGAAGTCCTTCTCTTTCTTGGTTTCTCTCGGATTTCTTGTTAGAGGGAGGAGGAGATGAAGATTATGGCGAGGAGAGAAGCCGCAGACTTTCCCTCAGATCGCCATGGCCAATGAACAGCGTTGATAATCACGACGGAGatagggaggagagagagagagagagggaaaaaagGGGGTTAGAGTGAGAGAGCGCGTAATTTATAATTCGAAGGAGAAGGGGAAATTAGTAATTGGCTCGCTGGCCACACAACACAGCACGCGAGCAGCAACAAGAACAAGAATAATATAAACAGAGGAGAGCAATCCTGTCGTCTGTGCACTTTTGCtggctttctttgtttttaaggaAGAGTAAGGGTCGAAAAAAAGACGGAGAGCGATCCCCTTAACAGTAATTCCTGGTTTTTCATTGGTTGCTTGGTCCGACACCGCCTCATGtcaacgatattatttacattaagcaATGGGCAGTTTCTAAAAGATGTTAGCCGCTAGTTGGGAATGGGTTGGTGGGGGCTTAGCGTCTAGATGGCTAGTCAGACACCTAGGTGGACTAAGCagatttaattaaatctattatattttgtgtaactaagtgtatatttatacttacaatatatataatttcatcataaactacaaaatagaatgatatatatattatgagttattggaacataatgaaaatatgggaaacaagcatataatgtgtgttcatttaagtattcaacaagtcttttacaatttattgaaaaaaataaaatgcaaaatgaaagttatttattttctgtctaagtgattCGCAACCTAGACGGGTCTTGGCAAGCTAGGTGGGCGCCTCAGTAGGTCTAGAcacaatttcttaattttcaaatgcctaggcatt
This window contains:
- the LOC103400774 gene encoding uncharacterized protein; amino-acid sequence: MSALDPLDSLLFSLSRAFCSPLAVFVQIQGCLICLLLAFGWACAAYVRNREINRMKDSMQRGNSFAFLCHDITELEHSNQLKLPRVTVVMPLKGFGEHNLHNWRTQVTSLYGGHLEFMFIVESTEDPAYRAVSMLLSELKDEVDAKIVVAGISTTCSQKIHNQLIGVEKMHKASKYVLFLDDDVRLHPGSIGALTTEMEKNPDIFIQTGYPLDLPSGSLGSYCIYEYHMPCSMGFATGGRTFFLWGGCMMMHADDFRLNRYGVVTGLKNGGYSDDMTLAAIAGAHKRLITSPPVAVFPHPLASDLTFPRYWNYLRKQTFVLESYTTTVNWIMNRALFTVHCYLSWGFVAPFLMAIIHITAALRMYIKGYSIEETTFTFRGLKLVGCLATCTIIELLSMWNLTRIEVHLCNMLSPEATKLSLATYNWSLVFIALIVDNFLYPISAFRSHFSQSINWSGIRYHLKDGKIFKIERSKDMGPVYTDLGGKHLGKKGAPPKLSFLSSLARSLAQWRQPKKYDI
- the LOC103400716 gene encoding uncharacterized protein → MSQSPSPENPLQSAGFRLGGVKSSTLRYDDRRSGAGGGYPSGSFLCDPTRPKIWPQHTTRVSDMIDDFVSGIWCCDQLRVITLRFHSSLCIFFSCNTVSVRKPFKTRIS
- the LOC103424998 gene encoding senescence/dehydration-associated protein At4g35985, chloroplastic-like, whose protein sequence is MGCFSRSRSPKPKTSPPTSPPPQYQTQNPIQQYQQPKNLQQQVLFRIPGCKVHLMDEGETLELANGDFVLENILENNVSLATIIKVGEEIQWPLTNDEPVVKLDALHYLFSLPMKDGDPLSYGVTFPDQYESNLGFLDSYLKEHSCFSTTSTKNNNKGVDWKEYAPRIEDYNTVLAKAIAGGTGQIVRGIFMCSNAYTNQVQKGGETTLARPVEGKSYVKEQGSNSSESSAAKKKSGINVNLKRVKNLSKMTSELSKSMLDGVGIVTGSVMGPVVNSQAGKAFFAMVPGEVLLASLDGINKILDAAEVAEKQALSATSGAATRMVSNRFGESAGETTEDVFATTGHIANTAWNIFKIRKAINPASSVKTGVLKNAAKSRNQYS